In Deinococcus puniceus, one genomic interval encodes:
- the metH gene encoding methionine synthase yields MQSNNKRAHALLTEAQQRILVLDGAWGTMLQRANLTEADFRLPDADPLRMYRGNFDLLQLTRPDIIRGVHHAYFEAGADIASTNTFNSTTISQADYGTERLARAMNEAGARLAREVADEFEALDGRPRWVAGAVGPTNRTATLSPDVERPEFRNVTFDSLAEAYGDAIEGLMVGGADLLLIETVFDTLNAKAALFACETVFERVGRRLPVMLSGTITDASGRTLSGQTPEAFAISTAHANLFSLGLNCALGADLLRPHLRAIAASTETLVSVHPNAGLPNAFGEYDETPEHTANVLAEFARDGLVNIVGGCCGTTPEHIRAIADAVAGIAPRTAPKLPPFLRLSGLEALTITPEINFVNVGERTNVTGSPRFSKAILAGDYDAGLKIARQQVTNGAQIVDVNFDEGMLDGEAAMVKFLNLLAGEPDISRVPLMLDSSKWDILEAGLKRVQGKPVVNSISLKDGEETFLERARLLRRYGAAAVVMAFDEQGQADNLERRIEITSRAYKLLTEQAGFPPQDIIFDPNVLTVATGIEEHDRYALDFIEGTRWIKANLPGALVSGGISNVSFSFRGNNHVREAMHAVFLYHAIDAGLDMGIVNAGMLAVYADIEPELREAVEDVILARRPDATDRLLTLAESYKDIKREATAVSAWRELPVTERLTHALISGITDYVVDDAEEAYRLLGSPLAVIEGPLMDGMNVVGDLFGAGKMFLPQVVKSARVMKRAVAHLTPYMEAEKQEAGGKGKVLLATVKGDVHDIGKNIVGVVLACNGYQVTDLGVMVPTERVLDEAARLGVDIIGLSGLITPSLDEMVTVAREMTRRGMTQPLLIGGATTSRAHTAVKIDPAYGGPVVHVLDASRAVTVTADLLADPVAVQDRIRVEYDALRERHGDRQVRLIPIESARERAPRLSPALPPAPRQPGRQIIEQPISGLLDYIDWTPFFIAWEMKGIYPNILTDPLRGAEARSLFADAQALLRRVVDEGLLTARGVIGLWAAERDGDDILVNAEQHRDSLDHHTHEVAAGRTPLAHLTRLHTLRQQRDQTTPNTALADYIAPAGDHIGAFAVAIHGAEELAKAFEAAHDDYNSILVKALADRLAEAFAEKIHRDVRMDYWGYAADEALDNTDLIRERYDGIRPAPGYPAQPDHTEKRTLFALLNAEEVGLTLTESCAMWPAAAVSGVYFGHPDARYFAVGRIGRDQIEDYAERKGWPVEEAERWLGPILAYDPAGTASKGQGSKSLSTAQDKAVGILSPSDPSTLKPISAAGGAQ; encoded by the coding sequence ATGCAGAGCAACAACAAACGCGCACACGCGCTCCTGACAGAAGCGCAGCAACGAATTTTGGTTTTAGACGGCGCGTGGGGCACCATGCTTCAGCGGGCCAACCTGACGGAAGCTGATTTCCGGCTGCCCGACGCCGACCCGTTGCGGATGTACCGGGGCAATTTCGACTTACTACAACTGACCCGGCCCGACATTATCCGGGGCGTTCACCACGCCTATTTCGAGGCAGGCGCGGATATTGCCTCCACCAATACTTTCAATTCCACGACCATCAGTCAGGCCGATTACGGCACCGAACGCTTGGCCCGCGCCATGAACGAGGCGGGCGCACGGCTGGCCCGCGAAGTGGCCGACGAATTCGAGGCGCTGGATGGGCGGCCCCGTTGGGTGGCCGGAGCGGTGGGGCCGACCAACCGCACCGCGACCTTATCCCCCGATGTGGAGCGCCCCGAATTCCGCAACGTGACGTTTGACAGTTTGGCCGAAGCCTACGGCGACGCCATAGAAGGCCTGATGGTGGGCGGGGCCGACCTGCTGCTGATCGAAACGGTGTTTGACACGCTAAATGCCAAAGCCGCGCTGTTTGCCTGCGAAACCGTGTTCGAGCGCGTGGGCCGCCGCCTGCCCGTGATGCTGTCAGGCACCATTACCGACGCTTCGGGCCGCACGCTGAGTGGGCAAACGCCCGAAGCCTTTGCGATCAGCACGGCGCACGCCAACCTGTTTAGCCTCGGCCTGAACTGTGCGCTGGGGGCCGACCTGCTGCGTCCCCACCTGCGGGCCATTGCCGCCAGCACCGAAACCCTCGTCAGCGTGCACCCCAACGCGGGCCTGCCCAATGCCTTCGGTGAGTACGATGAAACCCCCGAACACACCGCCAACGTGCTGGCCGAGTTTGCCCGCGACGGACTGGTGAATATCGTGGGTGGCTGCTGCGGCACTACGCCCGAGCATATCCGCGCCATTGCCGACGCCGTGGCCGGAATCGCGCCCCGCACCGCGCCGAAGCTGCCGCCCTTCCTGCGCCTCAGCGGGCTGGAAGCACTGACGATTACACCCGAAATCAACTTCGTGAACGTGGGCGAGCGAACCAATGTCACGGGCAGCCCGCGCTTCTCCAAGGCGATTTTGGCCGGAGACTACGACGCGGGCCTCAAAATTGCGCGGCAACAGGTGACGAACGGCGCACAAATCGTAGACGTGAATTTTGACGAAGGCATGCTGGACGGCGAGGCCGCGATGGTCAAATTTCTGAACCTGCTGGCCGGAGAACCCGACATCTCCCGTGTGCCGCTGATGCTCGATTCCAGTAAGTGGGACATTCTAGAAGCGGGCCTGAAGCGCGTGCAGGGCAAGCCCGTCGTGAATTCCATCAGCCTGAAAGACGGCGAGGAAACCTTTCTGGAACGTGCCCGGTTGTTGCGGCGCTACGGGGCGGCGGCAGTGGTCATGGCCTTCGACGAGCAGGGGCAGGCCGACAATCTGGAACGGCGAATAGAAATTACTTCTCGCGCCTACAAGTTGCTGACTGAACAGGCCGGATTTCCGCCGCAGGACATTATTTTCGACCCCAACGTGCTGACGGTGGCGACTGGAATCGAGGAGCATGACCGGTACGCGCTGGACTTTATCGAGGGCACGCGCTGGATCAAGGCCAATCTGCCGGGGGCGCTGGTGTCGGGCGGCATTTCTAACGTGTCGTTCAGCTTCCGGGGCAACAACCATGTGCGCGAGGCCATGCACGCGGTGTTCCTGTACCACGCGATTGATGCGGGGCTGGACATGGGCATCGTGAACGCCGGGATGCTGGCCGTCTACGCCGACATAGAACCGGAGTTGCGCGAGGCCGTGGAGGACGTGATTCTGGCCCGCCGCCCGGACGCCACAGACCGCTTGTTGACGCTGGCCGAGAGCTATAAGGACATCAAGCGCGAGGCGACGGCGGTGAGCGCGTGGCGGGAACTGCCCGTGACCGAACGCCTGACGCACGCGCTGATTTCGGGCATCACCGATTACGTGGTGGACGACGCCGAGGAAGCCTACCGCCTGCTCGGATCGCCGCTGGCCGTCATTGAAGGGCCGCTGATGGACGGCATGAACGTGGTGGGCGACCTGTTCGGGGCCGGGAAAATGTTCTTGCCGCAGGTGGTCAAATCGGCCCGCGTGATGAAGCGGGCGGTGGCCCACCTGACGCCGTACATGGAAGCCGAGAAGCAGGAGGCCGGGGGCAAAGGCAAGGTGCTGCTGGCAACGGTGAAAGGCGACGTACACGACATCGGCAAGAACATCGTGGGCGTGGTGCTGGCCTGCAACGGCTATCAGGTCACCGATCTGGGCGTGATGGTGCCCACCGAGCGCGTGCTGGACGAAGCGGCGAGGTTGGGCGTAGACATCATCGGCCTCAGCGGACTGATTACGCCCAGTTTGGATGAAATGGTGACGGTGGCCCGCGAAATGACGCGCCGGGGCATGACCCAGCCCCTCTTGATTGGCGGAGCCACCACCAGTCGCGCCCATACCGCCGTGAAAATAGACCCGGCCTACGGCGGGCCAGTGGTGCATGTGCTGGACGCCAGCCGCGCCGTGACGGTCACCGCCGACCTGTTGGCCGACCCCGTGGCCGTGCAAGACCGAATCCGGGTTGAATACGACGCCCTGCGCGAGCGGCACGGAGACCGTCAGGTGCGCCTGATTCCCATAGAATCGGCCCGAGAACGTGCGCCCCGGCTCTCCCCCGCCCTGCCGCCCGCGCCGCGCCAACCCGGACGCCAAATCATCGAACAGCCGATCAGTGGCTTGCTGGATTACATCGACTGGACGCCCTTTTTTATCGCCTGGGAGATGAAGGGCATCTACCCCAACATTTTGACCGATCCCCTGCGCGGCGCGGAAGCCCGCTCACTGTTTGCCGATGCTCAGGCACTCTTGCGGCGCGTGGTGGACGAAGGATTGCTGACGGCGCGGGGCGTGATCGGGCTGTGGGCTGCCGAGCGCGATGGCGACGATATTCTGGTGAACGCTGAGCAGCACAGGGATTCTCTGGATCATCACACGCATGAGGTGGCGGCGGGGCGAACCCCTCTGGCCCACCTGACCCGGCTCCACACCCTGCGCCAACAACGCGACCAAACCACGCCCAACACTGCCCTTGCCGACTACATCGCGCCCGCAGGCGACCACATCGGAGCGTTTGCCGTTGCCATTCACGGAGCCGAGGAATTGGCGAAGGCGTTCGAGGCCGCGCACGACGATTACAACTCCATTCTGGTGAAAGCGCTGGCAGACCGCTTGGCCGAAGCTTTTGCCGAAAAAATACACCGCGATGTGCGCATGGACTACTGGGGGTACGCGGCAGACGAAGCGCTGGACAACACGGACTTGATCCGCGAGCGCTACGACGGCATTCGCCCCGCCCCCGGCTACCCCGCCCAGCCCGACCACACCGAAAAACGCACCCTGTTTGCCCTGCTGAATGCCGAAGAAGTGGGCCTGACGCTGACCGAATCCTGCGCGATGTGGCCCGCCGCTGCCGTATCGGGCGTGTACTTTGGACATCCAGACGCCCGTTACTTTGCGGTGGGCCGAATTGGACGCGACCAGATAGAGGACTACGCCGAGCGCAAAGGCTGGCCCGTTGAAGAGGCCGAGCGTTGGCTGGGGCCGATTTTGGCCTACGACCCGGCGGGCACGGCGTCTAAGGGGCAAGGGTCTAAGAGTCTAAGCACGGCGCAAGACAAGGCGGTGGGGATTCTTAGTCCCTCAGACCCTTCGACCCTTAAACCAATTTCAGCAGCGGGTGGCGCACAGTGA
- a CDS encoding methylenetetrahydrofolate reductase produces MVREHLPGIDTINIPDFPRFSTRSWMGCAMARPHHRAIPHIRAVDINPREPLPMLDTLTAHGITEVLIITGDAPADMSAKVYDVDAVDVIRRFRRELPDVRVYAGLDPYRQSFARERDYLERKLDAGAVGFFTQPFFDLRLMDAYADLMPEGADVWWGATTVTTEQTLNYWRARNHAVFPRSFEPTLEWNRTFAAAALDFARERAQHVYFMPVKADAREYLEGIV; encoded by the coding sequence ATGGTGCGGGAGCATCTGCCGGGCATAGATACCATCAACATTCCCGATTTCCCCCGCTTTTCCACCCGGTCTTGGATGGGCTGTGCGATGGCGCGGCCCCATCACCGGGCCATTCCGCATATCCGGGCCGTGGACATCAACCCGCGTGAGCCGTTGCCGATGCTGGACACGCTGACCGCGCACGGCATCACCGAAGTGCTGATTATTACTGGCGACGCGCCCGCCGATATGAGCGCCAAAGTGTACGACGTGGATGCTGTAGACGTGATTCGCCGCTTTCGGCGCGAATTGCCGGACGTGCGGGTATACGCGGGCCTCGATCCGTACCGTCAAAGCTTTGCCCGCGAGCGCGATTACCTAGAGCGCAAGCTGGACGCGGGCGCGGTGGGCTTTTTCACCCAGCCTTTTTTTGACCTGCGCCTAATGGACGCCTACGCCGACCTGATGCCGGAAGGCGCGGACGTATGGTGGGGCGCGACCACCGTGACCACCGAGCAGACCCTCAACTACTGGCGGGCCAGAAACCACGCCGTGTTTCCCCGCAGCTTCGAACCGACGCTGGAGTGGAACCGTACTTTTGCCGCCGCCGCCCTGGACTTTGCAAGGGAACGCGCCCAGCACGTGTATTTTATGCCGGTGAAGGCCGATGCGCGGGAGTATTTGGAGGGCATTGTTTAG
- a CDS encoding DUF4139 domain-containing protein produces MKSNLPYSLTMALALATGSASAADLRIYPSFSEVRETVKATGTTLSVNLPQETWNSVIPGSLDLDGVAFSSAVQKQEANWLTSLEGKPVFLRTGDKIETVTLIRARDLLIRDAQGRYRNVPYSDLSFSDLPPLNPQSPTQTLTYTVPSGATGTLSYLTRAVTWSPRFTLKASSAGAQLSALADIRNGTELPYNVQNTELYAGDVEVQDGQPMPAAPMMMQRAEAASADFAAPKINTVGELRGLTRYDLSAPFTLPASSMVTLPFLTPKLTSFERFVGLTFFFNTQPTTGTMNRFYRFKADERLPSGSLTVREDGRIVGQTTIPETGKGANVEFSLGNDPDVRYTRSVETQNQQKDSKGNVTRTTYRVTYAFESSKDRAIRAEVTERAGGRRIIIDSAPAVQNQGVANLRVDVPANGKASKSFVLVIDNS; encoded by the coding sequence ATGAAATCCAATTTGCCCTACAGTCTGACGATGGCACTCGCTCTTGCAACTGGTTCGGCTTCCGCCGCCGATCTCCGCATTTACCCCAGCTTCTCGGAAGTGCGCGAAACCGTGAAGGCGACTGGAACCACCCTCAGCGTGAATCTGCCGCAGGAAACGTGGAACAGCGTGATTCCCGGCTCGCTGGACTTGGACGGCGTGGCGTTTTCCAGCGCCGTGCAAAAGCAGGAAGCCAACTGGCTCACCAGTCTGGAAGGCAAACCCGTGTTCCTGCGAACGGGCGACAAGATAGAAACCGTGACCCTGATCCGCGCCCGCGATCTGTTGATTCGGGACGCGCAGGGCCGTTACCGCAACGTGCCTTACAGCGATCTCAGCTTCAGCGACTTGCCCCCGCTGAATCCGCAGTCGCCCACGCAAACGCTGACCTACACGGTGCCCAGCGGCGCAACCGGAACGCTGAGCTACCTCACGCGGGCCGTCACTTGGTCGCCGCGCTTTACCCTGAAGGCCAGCAGTGCCGGGGCTCAACTCTCGGCATTGGCGGATATTCGCAACGGCACCGAGTTGCCCTACAACGTGCAAAACACCGAACTGTACGCCGGAGACGTGGAAGTGCAGGACGGCCAGCCCATGCCTGCCGCGCCAATGATGATGCAGCGGGCGGAAGCGGCCTCGGCTGATTTTGCCGCTCCCAAAATCAATACGGTGGGCGAACTGCGCGGCCTGACCCGTTACGATCTGTCGGCCCCATTTACCTTGCCTGCCAGCAGCATGGTCACGCTGCCGTTCCTGACGCCCAAACTCACCAGTTTCGAGCGGTTCGTCGGCCTGACGTTCTTCTTCAACACCCAGCCCACCACGGGCACCATGAACCGTTTTTACCGCTTCAAGGCCGATGAACGCCTGCCCAGCGGCAGCCTGACCGTGCGCGAAGATGGCCGTATCGTAGGCCAGACCACCATCCCCGAAACGGGCAAGGGGGCAAACGTGGAGTTCAGCCTCGGTAACGACCCAGACGTGCGCTACACCCGCAGCGTGGAAACGCAGAACCAGCAAAAAGACAGCAAAGGCAACGTGACCCGCACCACCTACCGCGTGACCTACGCCTTCGAGAGCAGTAAAGACCGCGCCATCCGCGCCGAGGTGACCGAACGCGCCGGGGGCCGCCGCATCATCATCGACAGCGCCCCAGCCGTGCAGAATCAGGGCGTAGCGAACCTGCGGGTGGATGTTCCTGCCAATGGCAAAGCAAGCAAGAGCTTTGTGCTGGTGATCGACAATTCTTGA
- a CDS encoding LGFP repeat-containing protein, whose translation MHITDDETFGSNEHASINRGGTLVLDAGTPQREDLTIGKCGGEVRVELRVTYRQEAGGAVNVTGKALLYEGTSVNTGDLDGRAEFSGVVNSGQNRTFSLRVRNTDEGGDFADMTVAVGNLALSENDPCANIDAKAAALGAGFTGAAVSGCEPVRGGHRRRYQNCDIYYSPPTGAHEVHGDIRRKYDAKGGPNSDLFLPATDETTTPDGVGRYNHFSGNGSIYWHPRTGPMEVRGGIRARWAQTGWERGASGYPTSDELNISQTPWQWYSDFQNGVIFFEGNAVVEPATASLGGAGVLAAFDAAFRSRTSGDARVQIDSVVVVGISDTAYDFTRSGNRVVTYRVSGEISSGHWFVPDPNFEVTIPVQFVSTPQPDARREVTLLARQAGVINIHVSNFAGIGVGDVAKALREKLAAIFASPIRLGTVPAAAGLLSFKVMKDGGLTLYFRPDLAGRFAAVAAQNMLDNIKI comes from the coding sequence ATGCATATCACGGACGACGAAACCTTTGGCAGCAACGAACACGCCAGCATCAACCGGGGCGGCACGCTGGTGCTGGACGCGGGCACACCGCAGCGTGAAGACCTGACCATAGGCAAATGCGGCGGTGAGGTGCGTGTAGAACTGCGCGTGACTTACCGTCAAGAAGCCGGGGGCGCGGTCAACGTGACAGGCAAAGCGCTGCTGTACGAGGGCACCAGCGTCAATACGGGCGATCTGGACGGGCGGGCCGAGTTCAGCGGCGTGGTGAACAGCGGGCAGAACCGCACTTTCAGCCTGCGGGTTCGCAACACGGACGAGGGCGGCGATTTTGCCGATATGACGGTGGCAGTGGGCAATCTGGCCCTCAGTGAAAACGATCCGTGCGCCAATATAGACGCCAAAGCAGCAGCACTGGGCGCGGGTTTTACGGGTGCGGCGGTGTCGGGCTGCGAGCCGGTGCGCGGGGGCCACCGCAGGCGCTACCAGAACTGCGACATTTATTATTCGCCGCCCACCGGAGCGCACGAGGTTCACGGCGATATTCGGCGCAAATACGACGCCAAGGGCGGCCCCAATAGCGACTTGTTTTTGCCCGCCACCGATGAGACCACCACGCCTGACGGTGTGGGCCGCTACAACCATTTCAGCGGCAACGGCAGCATTTACTGGCACCCCCGCACCGGCCCGATGGAAGTCCGGGGCGGCATTCGCGCACGCTGGGCACAAACGGGCTGGGAGCGCGGCGCATCCGGCTATCCCACCAGCGACGAACTGAACATCAGCCAAACTCCGTGGCAGTGGTACAGCGATTTTCAAAACGGCGTGATCTTTTTTGAAGGCAACGCGGTAGTCGAACCCGCGACGGCCAGCCTCGGCGGCGCAGGCGTGCTGGCTGCCTTCGACGCCGCCTTCCGCAGCCGTACATCCGGTGACGCCCGCGTGCAAATCGATTCGGTAGTCGTCGTGGGCATCAGCGACACCGCCTACGATTTCACCCGCAGCGGCAACCGCGTCGTCACCTACCGCGTGTCGGGCGAGATCAGCAGTGGGCATTGGTTCGTTCCCGATCCCAATTTCGAGGTCACGATTCCGGTGCAGTTCGTCTCTACCCCGCAGCCGGACGCCCGCCGCGAGGTGACGTTGCTGGCGCGGCAGGCAGGCGTCATCAATATCCACGTCAGCAACTTTGCTGGGATTGGCGTAGGAGACGTGGCCAAAGCCCTCCGCGAGAAATTGGCCGCCATCTTCGCCAGCCCGATTCGGCTGGGAACGGTACCTGCCGCCGCTGGCCTGCTCAGTTTCAAAGTGATGAAAGACGGCGGCCTCACGTTGTATTTCCGCCCTGATCTGGCGGGCCGCTTTGCAGCGGTGGCCGCACAGAACATGCTGGATAACATCAAGATTTAG
- a CDS encoding DUF4139 domain-containing protein, whose protein sequence is MQLSNTFRPTRLKLGFVTLVIALASAAQATTLRLYPSFAEVQEPVSAASTSLSVSLSPAVWAGVIPGTVNLRGLAFSSAVQGQDPAWLARWEGKTLTLRTGVTGEKAESVTLIRAADLTVKDGAGEFRRVMLAQLSFPELPPLNAEAATPTLTFALPQPGTGTLSYLTRALSWTPRYTLNIVGTGAAAKADLSALADMRNGTDGVVQASGAELFAGDVRLGQSQPSLDFDTVRGNSGFVAMSTPVMGNIVSQGQLGGLYRFALTQPLALPAKSTVTLPFLKPALTMFQPFSRLNTGFQPTDSEGTLQRAYRLKADQRLPAGVVSVLEEDRLTGQVGVGELAKDTEFVLELGADPDVRYSRSVTIQNVQRGLLGGGSRTYRVTYTLRNEQAQPRRAEVREEVYGAQVVLDGKTATGSATAVLAFDLPAGGSLSKSYTVELPQ, encoded by the coding sequence GTGCAACTTTCAAACACCTTCCGGCCAACGCGATTGAAACTGGGCTTCGTCACTCTGGTCATTGCTCTGGCCTCGGCAGCGCAGGCGACCACCTTGCGGCTGTATCCCAGCTTTGCCGAAGTGCAGGAACCCGTCAGCGCGGCCAGCACCAGCCTCAGCGTTTCGCTATCTCCAGCGGTGTGGGCGGGCGTCATTCCCGGTACAGTCAACTTGCGCGGGTTGGCCTTTAGCAGCGCGGTGCAGGGGCAAGACCCCGCGTGGCTAGCTCGCTGGGAAGGCAAAACCCTGACCCTCAGAACGGGCGTGACGGGCGAGAAAGCCGAATCTGTGACGTTGATCCGGGCCGCCGATCTGACCGTCAAGGACGGGGCCGGAGAGTTTCGCCGGGTCATGCTGGCCCAACTGAGCTTCCCCGAATTGCCGCCGCTGAACGCCGAAGCCGCCACGCCAACACTGACCTTTGCCCTGCCGCAGCCGGGAACGGGAACGCTGTCTTACCTCACCCGCGCCCTGAGTTGGACACCGCGCTACACGCTGAATATCGTTGGCACTGGGGCAGCAGCAAAGGCCGACTTGAGTGCGCTGGCAGACATGCGCAACGGCACAGATGGGGTGGTGCAGGCTTCTGGGGCCGAACTGTTCGCTGGAGACGTGCGGCTGGGTCAATCTCAGCCGTCTCTCGATTTCGACACGGTACGGGGAAACTCTGGGTTTGTGGCTATGTCGACGCCGGTCATGGGCAACATCGTCTCTCAGGGGCAATTGGGCGGCCTGTACCGCTTTGCCCTGACCCAACCGCTTGCCTTGCCTGCCAAAAGTACAGTCACGCTGCCATTTCTGAAGCCTGCCCTGACCATGTTTCAGCCGTTTTCCCGCCTGAACACGGGATTTCAGCCCACCGACTCCGAGGGCACTCTGCAACGCGCCTACCGCCTAAAGGCCGATCAACGTTTGCCCGCTGGTGTGGTCAGCGTGCTGGAAGAAGACCGCCTGACCGGTCAAGTCGGTGTCGGTGAATTGGCGAAGGACACGGAATTCGTACTGGAATTGGGCGCAGACCCGGACGTGCGCTACAGCCGCAGCGTGACCATTCAGAACGTGCAGCGCGGGCTGTTGGGCGGGGGCAGCCGCACCTACCGCGTCACCTACACGCTGCGAAACGAGCAGGCGCAGCCGAGACGGGCCGAAGTGCGTGAGGAAGTGTACGGCGCTCAGGTGGTGCTGGACGGCAAAACTGCAACGGGTTCGGCCACTGCCGTGCTTGCCTTCGACTTGCCTGCCGGGGGGAGCCTTTCCAAGTCGTATACGGTGGAATTGCCGCAGTAA
- a CDS encoding ABC transporter ATP-binding protein: protein MTSPTSVQSASGSRRNMPTTGDTLLEVNNLEKYFPIRGGLLSRVVGNVKAVNDISFKIGRGEVVGLVGESGSGKTTAGRAILRLIEPTGGQVLFNGTDVTKLSKGQMRDYRREMQIIFQDPFASLNPRMTVSDIIGEAMQIHNLHPGKARVDRIAELLQKVGLRPEHMRRYPHEFSGGQRQRIGIARALAVDPAFIVADEPVSALDVSIQAQVVNLLQDLQEELGLTVLFIAHDLAVVEYICDRIIVMYLGRIMEIAPSRELNNNPKHPYTEALLSAAPVPDPTIKRQRIILEGDIPSPINPPSGCVFRTRCRYAIAECANVIPELREVAPNHFKACIRDDIL, encoded by the coding sequence ATGACTTCTCCTACGTCTGTTCAGTCGGCCAGTGGCAGCCGCCGCAACATGCCCACCACCGGCGATACGCTGCTGGAAGTCAACAACCTCGAAAAATACTTCCCCATTCGCGGCGGCCTCTTGTCCCGTGTGGTGGGTAACGTCAAGGCCGTCAACGACATCTCCTTTAAGATCGGACGCGGTGAAGTGGTGGGCCTCGTGGGCGAGTCGGGATCGGGCAAGACCACCGCTGGCCGCGCCATCCTGCGCCTGATCGAGCCGACGGGCGGGCAAGTGCTGTTCAACGGCACCGATGTGACCAAGCTCAGCAAAGGCCAGATGCGCGATTACCGCCGCGAAATGCAGATCATCTTTCAGGATCCGTTCGCGTCGCTGAACCCGCGCATGACCGTCTCGGACATCATCGGTGAGGCCATGCAGATTCACAACCTGCACCCCGGCAAGGCCCGTGTAGACCGAATCGCGGAACTGCTGCAAAAAGTAGGCCTGCGCCCCGAGCATATGCGCCGCTACCCCCACGAGTTTTCCGGCGGTCAGCGCCAGCGCATCGGCATCGCGCGTGCGCTGGCCGTAGACCCGGCCTTCATCGTGGCCGACGAGCCTGTTTCGGCGCTCGACGTGTCGATTCAGGCCCAAGTCGTTAACCTGTTGCAAGACCTTCAGGAAGAACTGGGCCTCACAGTGCTGTTCATCGCTCACGATTTGGCTGTGGTGGAGTACATCTGCGACAGAATTATCGTGATGTACTTGGGCCGAATCATGGAAATCGCGCCCAGCCGCGAGCTGAACAACAACCCCAAGCACCCGTACACCGAAGCGCTGTTGTCGGCGGCTCCAGTGCCTGACCCCACCATCAAGCGCCAGCGGATTATTCTGGAAGGCGACATTCCCAGCCCGATCAATCCGCCGAGTGGCTGCGTGTTCCGAACCCGTTGCCGCTACGCGATTGCCGAGTGCGCCAACGTGATCCCCGAACTGCGCGAAGTGGCCCCAAATCACTTCAAAGCCTGTATCCGCGACGATATTCTGTAA
- a CDS encoding ABC transporter ATP-binding protein, translating into MTHQGEVLLAVNGLKTYFNTDDGVVKSVDGVTFHINKGETLAVVGESGSGKSVTSLSVMRLIPMPPGKIVEGEVLFTGKDGKQKNLVTLPEAEMRKIRGNDISMIFQEPMTSLNPVYTVGDQIAEAVMLHQNKNKKDAMVVATDMLRFVGIPAPEKRVNEYPHQLSGGMRQRVMIAMALSCKPALLIADEPTTALDVTIQAQILDLMRKLQSEVGMSILFITHNLGVVAEMADRVVVMYGGRVVEEGDVVEIFKAPRHPYTMGLLNSIPRPGEYVHVPGQPKGRLEAIPGNVPNPLNLPVGCAFEPRCKFAVPDCSKAVPALEDTGGGHMARCIRWREFDQAQQHEVSA; encoded by the coding sequence ATGACCCACCAGGGTGAAGTTCTGCTGGCCGTCAACGGCCTCAAGACGTACTTCAACACCGACGACGGCGTCGTCAAAAGTGTTGACGGCGTGACGTTCCACATCAACAAAGGCGAAACCCTCGCTGTGGTGGGCGAATCCGGCTCGGGCAAAAGCGTCACCAGCCTCAGCGTGATGCGCCTGATTCCGATGCCCCCCGGCAAAATCGTGGAAGGCGAGGTGTTGTTTACCGGCAAAGACGGCAAGCAAAAGAACCTCGTGACGCTGCCCGAAGCAGAGATGCGCAAGATTCGCGGCAACGACATTTCCATGATTTTTCAGGAGCCCATGACCAGCCTGAACCCCGTGTACACGGTGGGCGATCAGATTGCCGAGGCGGTGATGCTGCACCAGAACAAGAACAAAAAAGACGCGATGGTGGTGGCTACCGACATGCTGCGCTTCGTGGGCATCCCGGCCCCCGAAAAGCGCGTCAACGAGTACCCGCACCAGTTGTCGGGCGGCATGCGTCAGCGCGTGATGATCGCCATGGCCCTAAGCTGCAAACCCGCCCTGCTGATTGCCGACGAGCCGACGACGGCGCTTGACGTGACCATTCAGGCCCAGATTCTGGACTTGATGCGCAAGCTGCAATCCGAAGTGGGCATGAGCATTCTGTTCATCACGCACAACCTCGGCGTGGTGGCCGAAATGGCTGACCGCGTGGTGGTGATGTACGGTGGGCGCGTGGTGGAAGAAGGCGACGTGGTGGAAATCTTCAAGGCTCCGCGCCATCCCTACACGATGGGCCTGCTGAACTCTATTCCGCGTCCCGGCGAATACGTGCATGTACCCGGACAGCCGAAAGGCCGCCTAGAAGCCATTCCCGGCAACGTGCCCAACCCGCTGAACCTGCCTGTAGGCTGCGCCTTCGAGCCGCGCTGCAAGTTTGCCGTACCCGATTGCAGCAAAGCCGTGCCCGCCCTTGAGGACACTGGAGGCGGCCATATGGCCCGCTGCATTCGCTGGCGCGAGTTCGATCAGGCCCAGCAGCACGAGGTGAGCGCATGA